GCAATCAGCAACGGGTCTACGGCCGGCGCGATCGGCGGGTTGTAGATGAGGTCTACTTCGTCGGCGATCTGCCGCGCCGTGTAGCCCTCGCGGATGAGCGGGACGAGCACGTCGGCCCGGAGCCCGGCACCTTCCTGCCCGACGAGTTCGCCGCCGAGCAATCGCCCCGTCCCGCGCTCGACGACGAACCGGACCCAGATCGGCTTCGACTTCGGGTAGACCTTCGTCCGCGACCAGTGGCGGATCGTGCTCGCCACGGCGTCGAACCCGGCCTCCCGCGCTTCCTCCAGCCCCAGCCCGACGCGGGCCGACTCCACCCCGAACGCGCAGACGCCGACGGCGCCGGTGATCGGGGCGAACGTGGCGCGGTCGCCCCGGCCTTGCCGCGCCGCGTTCCGCGCCGCCACGCGAGCCGAGCGTCGGCCGACGGGCGCGAGCGGGACGTAGACCGGCTTCCGGCGAAGGATGTGGGGCACTTCGATGCAGTCGCCGCAGGCCCAGACGTTCGCGACGTTTGTCTGCATCCCATCGTCCACGGCGATCGCGCCCGTGGCGCCGAGCTTCACGCCGGCGGCGCGGGCCAGCTCCGTGCGCGGCTCCAGCCCGATCGCGACGAGCACGAGGTCGCAGCCGATGATCTCTTTCTTATCCGTGTGCACGGCCTTCACGCGCCCCCACCGATCCGTCGCAAACGCCGTCGGAACTTCGCCACGGACGACGACGCCGCCGGCGCGAACGGCCTCGCTGACGGGCGCGCTCAGGTCGTCGGAGAGCGTGCCCGGAAGGACGCGGCCCGCCCGTTCGAGGATCGACACGCGGACGCCGCGCGAGCGGAGCGCCTCCGCCATTTCGAGCCCGATGTAGCCGCCGCCGACGACGACGGCGTGCCGCACCGGTTCGGCGTCGAGATACGCTTTGATGGCGATGGCATCCTCGTAGGTCCGCACGGCGAACACGTTCGGTGCGTCCTCCCCGTCGAGCCCGAGGCGGCGCGGCCGGGCGCCGACGGCGAGGACGAACCGGTCGAACCGCTCGTCGTGGACGCTACCAAAGTCGAGGGCTTCGACGGTGAGCGAGCGCTCGCGCGGGCGGATCGCCGTCACCCGGTGGCGCGTCTTCACGGTCCCGCCGCGCGTCGCCTCGAACTCGCGCGGCGTCAGCACTTCGAGGTCGGCCTCCTCCCCGATCAAGCCGCCGACGAAGTACGGGATCTCGCACGCGCCGACCGAGATGTGCGGTCCCTGCTCGAAGAGCACGACCTCGGCCTCGGGGTTCGTGCGGAGGGCTTCGGCGGCGGCGGCGGGGCCAGCAGCGAGGCCCCCGATGATGGCGATGCGCATGGGGCGGCGGGCGGCGAGAGACATGGGGAAACGCGGCAGCTATGATACGTCCCGCCCTAATCGGCGCGCTACTCCGGCGGCGGCGTGGCGAGGGCGTCGTGAGCCGTCTCGACCGCCGTCGGGTGGTGGTGCTCGTGGGTGTCGGGTTCGAGGTGGGACGTAACGAGCACGTCGTCTTTGGGGAAGAGGCTGCGAATGGCGGTCTCCACGGACGTAGCGCGGGCGTGGGCCTCGGTGATCGAGAGCGCCGGCGGGAAGAGGAGGTGGACCTCGACCCAGACCTGATCGTTGACGCGGCGGTGGCGGAGTTGGTGCCACCCCATCACCGTCCCGCGCACCTCGGCCTCGTGGAGTCGCTCGACGATCTGCGCCGTGTCCCCCGCCTCGACCTTCTCCATCAGCCCCTCGTACGACCGGCGGAGCAGGCGGACCGACGTCCAGATAATGTTCGCCCCGACGAGAATCGCCACGACGGGGTCGAGCCACAAGATGTCCGTCACCCAAACGAGCCCGAGGCCGACGAGCACGCCGAGGCTCGTCCACATGTCGGTCAGCACGTGCTGACCGTTCGCCACGAGCACAATCGCGTTGTGCCGCTTGCCGACGCGGATGAGCCCGATCCCGAGTACGGCGTTGATCCCCGCGAGCACGGCCGTGATGAGGAGCCCAACGCCGAGCTGCTGCAGCTCCGGCCCGGTGATGAGCGCGTCGGCCGCCGTCACGATGATGGCAACGGCGGCGACGGCGATCAACAGACCCTCGAAGGCACTCGAGAAGTACGCGATTTTGCCGTGGCCGTAGGGGTGCGCCGGATCGGGGGGCTGCGCGGCGTACCACAGGCTGACCGCAGCAATGCCCGTCGCGAAGAGGTGGATCACCGACTCCAGCGCGTCGGAGAGGATCGCCGTCGAGCCCGTGATAAAGAAGGCGGCGAGCTTGCCCACGAGCATCAGCACAGCGACGCCGAGGCTCGCGGTCATGGCGAGCTTGCGCTGATCGCGCGCGGCGGACGGAGACGATGCGGACATAAGCAGCGGGGACGGGCTGAAAGGTACGACCTCCCCGTCGCTCCTCCGTGCGCGGCCCCGCCGGTTGCATGGGACCGCCCTATCGGTTTAATTGCACCGCTCCGCCCACCCACACGCCGACCCCGTCCATGCCGCTCACGGCCTCCGAATCCACCACGAAGATCCCCTTCTGCGGATCGCCCCGCCCGACGCTCGGCGTCGAGCTCGAAGTCCAGATCCTCGACCCGGCCACGATGAACCTCACGTCGGGCTCGCTCGCCATCCTCGACCGCGTGAACGTGAACGGCGTCGAGCACCCGAAGATCAAGCAGGAGCTGACGCAGTCGACGGTCGAGGTCATCACCGGCATCTGCGAGACGGTCGACGAAGCCCGCGCCGACCTCGCCGCGACGCTCGAAGAGGTCTACGCCATCGGCGACGAGGTCGGGCTCGCGTTCGCCCTCGCCGGGACGCACCCGTTCGGGCAGTGGCGCGACCAGGAGATTTTCCCGAACGAGCGGTACGAGATGCTCGTCGAGCGCATCCAGTGGCCCGCGCGGCGGCTGCTGATCTACGGGCTCCACGTCCACGTCGGCGTGAG
Above is a genomic segment from Rhodothermales bacterium containing:
- a CDS encoding FAD-dependent oxidoreductase, which produces MSLAARRPMRIAIIGGLAAGPAAAAEALRTNPEAEVVLFEQGPHISVGACEIPYFVGGLIGEEADLEVLTPREFEATRGGTVKTRHRVTAIRPRERSLTVEALDFGSVHDERFDRFVLAVGARPRRLGLDGEDAPNVFAVRTYEDAIAIKAYLDAEPVRHAVVVGGGYIGLEMAEALRSRGVRVSILERAGRVLPGTLSDDLSAPVSEAVRAGGVVVRGEVPTAFATDRWGRVKAVHTDKKEIIGCDLVLVAIGLEPRTELARAAGVKLGATGAIAVDDGMQTNVANVWACGDCIEVPHILRRKPVYVPLAPVGRRSARVAARNAARQGRGDRATFAPITGAVGVCAFGVESARVGLGLEEAREAGFDAVASTIRHWSRTKVYPKSKPIWVRFVVERGTGRLLGGELVGQEGAGLRADVLVPLIREGYTARQIADEVDLIYNPPIAPAVDPLLIAASVAAKAAGTVRRGRSAR
- a CDS encoding cation diffusion facilitator family transporter, which gives rise to MSASSPSAARDQRKLAMTASLGVAVLMLVGKLAAFFITGSTAILSDALESVIHLFATGIAAVSLWYAAQPPDPAHPYGHGKIAYFSSAFEGLLIAVAAVAIIVTAADALITGPELQQLGVGLLITAVLAGINAVLGIGLIRVGKRHNAIVLVANGQHVLTDMWTSLGVLVGLGLVWVTDILWLDPVVAILVGANIIWTSVRLLRRSYEGLMEKVEAGDTAQIVERLHEAEVRGTVMGWHQLRHRRVNDQVWVEVHLLFPPALSITEAHARATSVETAIRSLFPKDDVLVTSHLEPDTHEHHHPTAVETAHDALATPPPE